The DNA segment GTTCTGGGCGAGATAGTCGAAGGTGTCGATGCCGCCCTCGCCATCAAAGGTCACGTTGGCGTCCATGTTGGCGATTCCGTTGGAACCGCTGCCGATCTTCAGGATGTCGTTGCCGTCGCCGCCGAAGATGTCGAAGTCCTGGGTGGCCAGGAACGCAGTCGGCGCACCGAACTCGATTTCGTTGCTGCCGGTGTTGGCCAAGAGATCCACCTGATTGACCTCCGCGGTCCAGGAAATCAAGCCCAGCGGTTCGCTGCTCTTGGTGAATCGGTACGGATCGTTCCCGCCAACGTTTTCGAAGAAGTAATCGTCGTCGACCGTGTCGACCGAGTCATCGATCGTCAGGTTGTTTGTCCCCGTGAAGTCGTTGATGTTGACGACGGCTCCGATGTTGTTGTCGAAGTCACCACCGCCGACGTTGAACGTGTCGATCGCGGTGCCGCTGTTGATGTCGAGGCGGGCGTTGGTGAAGTTGACGTTGTAGGTCGTGGCAACGTCGGCCCCGTCGATCCGGAGATTCTCGATGCCGGTGAAGTTGATGTTGCGGGTGCTCTTGCTGACGACGCCATTGCCGACCGTCCACGTGTCGCCGCCTACTCCGTCGTTCTCGTCTTCGAAGAGGATGTCGTCGCTCGTGCCACCACCGCCGTTGACGGTGATGTCGGAGAGCACGAAGGTGTCGATGTCGCCATCATCGGGGGCTACGTCGACGCGGTCGTTGCCCTCGCCGAGGTTGATGGTGACGGTCTTGCCAGCGACGAGTCGGTCGACGTCGACGTCGTCCGTGCCATCGCCCGTGTTGACGACGATGCTGGTGAACTCGGCTTCGGGAATCAGCTCGCGTGCACCGGTCGTTCCGCCGTTCTGATACTCGATCTGCGCGTTGGTCCCCGAGCGTTCGAGGTCGACGTTGTCGCTGAGAACGCCCTGGATATCGCCGTTGACGGTCAGGACATTGGTCGACCGGTTCAGGTTGGCGTGGAAGGTGTTGATCTGGCTCGGCAGGATGATGTCGTACCCGTAGACGTCGCGCAGCAGAAGGGCGTTGTCGTCCGAGATGAGCGAGCGCTCGCCGAAGCCACTGGTCCGGCCGGGATTCATGAGGTCGAACGGGTGCGTCGGGCCCGTGTATCCGCCACCGCCTTCAAAGAGGTGTCCGCCGCCGTTCTCGGTCATGGTGTACCGCGCGACGCCGCCAATACGGACTTCGAGCAGGTCGGAGCCGCTGCTGAAGGGGTCGTTGAAGCCCGAGTCGACCAGGTTGTCTGCGATCTTAAAGAAGCCCGAACTGTTGTTGAAGATCCCCATGGCATGACCGATCTCGTGGACGATCGTGCGGTAGAAGTCGTTGCCGGTGTCAGCCGTCCCGCCGACAGCTTCGGCGTTGAAGAGGCTGTTCACCTGGGTGAACTCGCCGTCGTCCGGGATGCCGTCGACGCCGATGAAGTTGTCGAAGTACCAGGTGGTGCCGTTGTTATCCATGCGGACCGTGGCCGCGTCGGGCTTGCGGTCGGTTCCGTCGTCTCGACTGGTCACCTGGGCCGAACCGCGGCCGCCGATGTCTTCGGCCTGGACGGTCAGGTTGTACGTGTTGCTCTGGTTGGAGCCGGTGTCGTCGTAGTTGAAGTCGACGATGACGGCCTCCCAGTCGGCGATCGCTCGACGCACGATGTTGCGGGCTTGGGCCTCGTTCGTGCCGTAGCTGTCGAAGTTGTCGCTGAACTCGTTGACCCAGTTGATGGTCGCGAGCAGGCGACGGCTTTCGAGCCGTTCGACCACGTCGGACGTGCGTTCCGACGGGCACGGATGAGCGGGAACGAGACGACGGGCAACGGCCGCAATGGCCGACGTGAGATGGGCGCGGGACATGGCTTCGATCCTCCGGAAACTGAACGAACCGCCGACCGAACAGACGGCGGTTGCTGCAGCTTCCCTCAAAGACCGATAAATTTCAACCGAAGCGGCCGATTCTGGCCACTCAAGCAGGAAAACGCACTCACCAGAGTGAATGCGTTCGTCACATCGGCTCGTGCTCGATCGTGCGGTCGTAGACCTCGAGCAGCTTGCTCTTGTCGAAAATCATCTCCTGCCGCGTCAGGCCCACGAGGTCGTAGACACTGGTCAACTCGATCGCGTCGACGGGGCATGCTTCCTCGCACATGCCGCAGTAGATGCAGCGGAGTTCGTCGATGTCGAACTTGATCGGGTACTTCTCCCGATCTTCCCACGGGCTTTCGCCTGCCTCGATGTGGATGCAGTTGGCCGGGCAGGCAGTGGAGCACATGAAGCAGGCGACGCACTTGACGCGGCCTTCCTCGTCCTTGTTGAGCCGGTGCACGCCGCGATAGGTGCTGCGGAAGATGCCGCCTTCCTCGACGCTTTTGTCCTCGCGACGCTCCTCAGGGTACTGGATGACGCGGTGCTCGTCCTTGACGACG comes from the Planctomycetota bacterium genome and includes:
- a CDS encoding NADH-quinone oxidoreductase subunit I — encoded protein: MVEMVTPDKPRANLSEGPVTETAPEIMKRPIGKTADDDGTYFTITEPKMTVSDQFYLPQVFKGLGTTMRHLFNVVVKDEHRVIQYPEERREDKSVEEGGIFRSTYRGVHRLNKDEEGRVKCVACFMCSTACPANCIHIEAGESPWEDREKYPIKFDIDELRCIYCGMCEEACPVDAIELTSVYDLVGLTRQEMIFDKSKLLEVYDRTIEHEPM